The Thermosynechococcus sp. HN-54 DNA segment CCCCCCTAGGCAGCTATGGCGACGTTCCCTTTATAGGTGTCGGTCTCATGGCCAACTACACCTTTGAGTGTGCCTATAAAGCGGCTGAAGCCTTTAGTCATGCCCTTGGCCAACGCACTCGTGCCGCTGGCTTTCTCAAAACAATCCTCCTGCAACGTCTGTGCTCTAGCTTTGCGGCTGGACGGATCACTGCTGCCAAAATCCTCAGCCATCAATCCCTCGACGACGACAGCGAACTGGCCACCGCCACTTCCATCCTCAGTGACCTCACCCCTGCCGAGCAGCAAGCCCTTGAACAGGTGATTGCCGAGCTAGAGCGCCCCGACGCCCGCGATCCCAAACTTACTGCTGTCTTGGCCTTCCTCACCCAGCCCCTCACCGCCGCCCAACCTTGGCTAGAGTATGGCTGCATTATTTTCAGTCAGTTTTACGATACCGTGACCGCCGTGGCCACTGCCCTGACCCAAGCCCTCCCCAGAGAACTCATTGCTGTGTATGCGGGGGTTGGCAAAAGTGGTCTTTGGCAAGGGGGTGAGTTCACAAGCGTGGATCGCGAGGCTATCAAGGAGGGCGTCAAGCACCACCGCATCCGTCTCGTCATTGCCACCGATGCCGCCTGTGAGGGGTTGAACTTGCAAACCCTTGGCACCCTGATTAACGTTGACCTCCCTTGGAATCCCTCCCGTCTGGAGCAACGGTTAGGTCGGATCAAACGCTTTGGCCAACGCCGCCCAACTGTGGAAATGCTCAACCTGGTCTATCACCAGACCCTTGATGAAAAAATCTATGAAGCCCTCTCGCGCCGCATGAAAGATCGCTATGACATCTTTGGTAGCCTGCCCGACACCCTTGAGGATGAATGGATTGACAACATCGAGCAACTCGAAGACCTGATGGACAAGTACCTCCACCTCCGCCAAGAAGCCCGCAACGCCTTTGAACTGCGCTATGAACGCCATGTCAGCGACGATCCCGATCAATGGCGCAACTGTGCGCGGGTACTGGCACGGCAGGACATCCTCAATGTCCTCAGCCAACCATGGTCAGCCCTTTGTCCTTAGATGAGTCCTTGGGCAATCAGGGATTCAGCAATTTGCACCGCATTCAAGGCTGCCCCCTTGCGGATCTGATCGCCACAGAGCCACAGTTCAAGGGCATTGGGTTCGGAAAGATCTTGGCGCAGCCGTCCTACGAACACTGGATCTTTACCCGTTGCATCCAAGGGCATGGGGAAATAATGGCGCTGCCAATCCTCCACAAACTGGACGCCTGCTGCCCGTTGCAGGCGATCGCGCGCCTCCTGAAGCGGAAAAGGCTCAAAAAATTCAACATTGAGTGCTTCCGAATGGGCACGTAGCACAGGGACGCGCACACAGGTGGCCGTTAGCCGCAACTCGGGGGCATGAAAAATCTTGCGGGTTTCATTGACCATCTTCATTTCCTCTTGGCAGTAGCCCTGCTCATTGAGGGGAGAATTGTGGAGAAAGAGGTTAAAGGCCAAAGGATAGGGAAAGGCCTCTGTGCGCGGTGGTTGCCCCTTGAGAATATCGAGGGCTTGATCCTTGAGTTCTTGCATCGCTTTTGCCCCTGCCCCGCTAGCGGACTGATAAGTTGCCGCTACAATTCGCCGAATCGGCCGCACCTGATGCAATGGCCATAGCGCAACCGTCATCAAAATAGTTGTGCAGTTGGGGTTGGCAATGATGCCTTGGTGTGTTTTTAGATCTTCAGGGTTGACTTCAGGCACCACTAAGGGAACGTTGGGTTCCATGCGATAGGCACTAGAGTTATCAATGGCGATCGCCCCCCCCCGCACCGCAATCGGCAACCATTGCCGTGACACACTCGCTCCCGCTGAAGCCAGAATCAAATCCAGTCCTTTGAGGGTTTCTTCACTCACTGGCTGTACGGGCAGCACTGTCTCACCAAAAGAAAGCGTTTGCCCCGCTGAACGGGGTGAGGCCAACAGACGCAACTCCGCCACTGGAAAGGATCGCTCTGCCAAAATGGCCAAAATTTCCGTGCCAACTGCCCCTGTGGCGCCTAAAATGCCAACCCGTAATCCCTGTGCCAAGGTCATCACTCCTAGGAATATAAGCTCATTTTACGATTGCCGGGGACTGAGGCATCACTCAGTTGCAGGTTTGGCGTTACCCCTCGGTGAGCACAGGCGTACTAGCGGTTAATTTCGCCGTTGGTGCATTTATATTGCCGGAGAGGATTTGCATTAGGTTCGCCATTTCGAGGGCATTGAGGGCATATTCCCAGCCTTTATTACTTTTAATGCCCGCCCGTTCTAGCGCCTGTTGCATCGTGTCCGTGGTGAGAATGCCATAGATAATCGGCACGCCAGTTTGCATAGAGGCCGTCGCAATTCCCTTGGTCACTTCAGCAGCCACATAGTCAAAATGGGGAGTTTGGCCACGGATCACTGCCCCCAAGCAAATGATGGCAGCATAGCGACGAGTGGCCGCAAGTTGTGCCGCCACCAAAGGAATTTCAAAGCTGCCGGGTACCCATGCGTAGTCCACTTGAGAACCATCGGGATTGGGGTCAACGCCATGGCGACGCAGGCAATCTTGGCAACCCTCTAACAGCTTGGTGGTAACCAAGTCGTTGAAGCGGGAAATCACAATACCAAAGCGAGGCGTTCCCAGAACTTGATAGGTGCCTTCAAAAACAGCCATAGGTGGAGGTGCCAAATCCTATCCAAAAGAGTATAACCTGCAACCGGCTAAGGGGAGCGATCGCCCTGCTCCACCAGGGCGTCTGGGGGCTGCCACTGCCGCACAATGCTGGTTAACTTAGTAACAAATGCGTCAGGTGCCAAGTCGGGATGGAATTCACTAATTTTGGTCTCAGTATGCGTTTCTGCCGGGCGAGGAGAGGGTGGCTCAGGCACACTAATGGGTAGTGACTGGCAGATAATGGCTTCAAACTCGCTATTGAAGTGATAGATGGGTTGTTCACGGCGTTGCCACAGTTCTAGAATTTGCTCTACGGAAATGGCTTTATAGCGCCCCAGATAAAGGGCTTCAATGAGGGCGAGGCGAATCCAGCGGGGGGGAAAGTGGCGCAACCAACGATCGAGGATGGCCTCAACAGACGAGCCATCTAAATCAAATCCATATTGACGTAGCAGGCGATCGGCAGCCTGAATGGCGGCATTGTTGCCAATATGTGCCATGCACCAATTTTGCACTCCCAAAGTTATGGTGCCTCTATGATGCCACAAGTTTTCCAAGGCCGCAGCCGCACTGAATCGCTGTATAAAAGGCGGTATCGTAGAAAAGCAAACCCTCGTGCTTTTACTTGACACGTGCCTTATGGTGACCGCTCCTCCCCCTGAGCTGCTGATTGAAGATACCCCCCTCACGATCGCGGGGCGACAATTTCGTTCACGCTTGATGACCGGTACGGGCAAATATCGTTCCATTGCGGATCTACAGGCTAGTGTTGCCGCGAGTGGCTGTGAAATTGTTACCGTCGCCGTCCGTCGCGTCCAAACCAATGCCCCCGGTCATGAAGGCCTCGTGGATGCCCTTGACTGGAGTAAAATTTGGCTGCTGCCCAATACTGCCGGCTGTCAAACCGCTGAGGAGGCGATTCGCGTTGCCCGTTTAGGCCGAGAAATGGCGAAGCTCTTGGGTCAAGAGGACAACAACTTTGTCAAGCTAGAGGTGATTCCCGACCCGAAATATTTACTGCCCGATCCCTTTGGCACGCTTGCAGCCGCAGAACAACTGGTCAAAGAGGGATTTGCGGTTCTTCCCTACATCAATGCGGATCCACTACTGGCTAAACGGTTGGAGGAAGTGGGCTGTGTCACCGTGATGCCCCTTGCCTCCCCCATTGGCTCCGGACAAGGTCTGCGCAATGCCGCCAACATTCAAATCATTATCGATCAGGCCAAGGTTCCCGTTGTTGTCGATGCGGGGATTGGCACCCCCAGTGAAGCAGCTGCGGCGATGGAGTTGGGGGCAGATGCATTGTTGATTAATACCGCGATCGCCCAAGCAGGGAATGCGCCGGCAATGGCCAAAGCCATGGCGCTGGCAACAACCGCTGGCCGCCTTGCCTACTTAGCGGGTCGAATTCCAGTCAAAGCCTATGCCAGTGCCAGTTCGCCAATGACTGGGACAATTACAACAGCACCATGATTGTCCTGCTCCTGAGCCTGTTGAGCCTGACGGGGACGGCTTCTTACCTCATTGCAGGGGGGTTGACGCTCCAGTTTTTTGGTCAGAAAATCCCTCCATACCTCGATCCTGCACCGGCAGTGTCGTTACTGGTTCCTGTGTGTGGCCTCGATGCTGGCGCATGGGAAAATTGGTCATCGCTGTGTGAGCAGGACTACGGAACCTATGAAGTTCTCTTTGGGGTTCAGAGTCTTGAGGATCCAGCCTTACCACTACTGAAAAAACTTTGCCAAACTTATCCCGATCGCGCCCGCTGGTACCTTTGCGATGAGATTCGCGGCATTAACCGCAAGATGAGTAACCTCTCGCAACTCTTTCCCCATGCCCGCTACGACGTGATTGTGTTAGCCGATAGCGATGTGCGCGTCACTCGTACCTATCTCAGGAGCATTACCGCTCCCTTGGCGGATGCAACCATTGGCGTGGTTACCTGCGGCTACATTGACCACCATCCCAAACGCTTAGGGGCTGCTTTCCTAGCCATGGGGCGCTGTATTGACTTTATCCCCAGTGTGCTCATTGCTCGCTTTCTCGATGGCGGATTGCGGTTTGCCATTGGCCCAACGGTGGTGCTACGGCGGCGGGTGCTTGAAGACATTGGCGGCTTTGAGATTGCCCTCAACCGCATTGGGGATGACTACCGACTCGGCTATACCGCTTGGCAGGCAGGTTATCGAGTGGAATTGTCTAGGTACATCCTTGACAATGATTGTAGTGATGAATCTTTCCTAAAGGCCGTGCAACGGGAACTGCGCTGGTCACGCACGATTCGCTCCAATCGCGGCAATCAGTATTTTGGCATGGTGTTTATCTTTGGCACTGTCTATAGTGCCCTGCTGTGGGGACTATTTCCAACCCCATGGACCCTCAGCGTCTTTCTCGCGGTTCAGGGCATTCGCTGGTTGCAGGCGATCATTAGCATGGTTTTGATGGGTACCCCTCGGCTGCTGTTGTGGCTCTGGCTATTGCCCCTGCGGGATGTGATGAGCTTCCTGATTTGGCTAGGGGGCTGCTTTGGCAATCGCATCTACTGGCGCGGTCGCTGGT contains these protein-coding regions:
- a CDS encoding aspartate-semialdehyde dehydrogenase; the protein is MTLAQGLRVGILGATGAVGTEILAILAERSFPVAELRLLASPRSAGQTLSFGETVLPVQPVSEETLKGLDLILASAGASVSRQWLPIAVRGGAIAIDNSSAYRMEPNVPLVVPEVNPEDLKTHQGIIANPNCTTILMTVALWPLHQVRPIRRIVAATYQSASGAGAKAMQELKDQALDILKGQPPRTEAFPYPLAFNLFLHNSPLNEQGYCQEEMKMVNETRKIFHAPELRLTATCVRVPVLRAHSEALNVEFFEPFPLQEARDRLQRAAGVQFVEDWQRHYFPMPLDATGKDPVFVGRLRQDLSEPNALELWLCGDQIRKGAALNAVQIAESLIAQGLI
- the ribH gene encoding 6,7-dimethyl-8-ribityllumazine synthase — its product is MAVFEGTYQVLGTPRFGIVISRFNDLVTTKLLEGCQDCLRRHGVDPNPDGSQVDYAWVPGSFEIPLVAAQLAATRRYAAIICLGAVIRGQTPHFDYVAAEVTKGIATASMQTGVPIIYGILTTDTMQQALERAGIKSNKGWEYALNALEMANLMQILSGNINAPTAKLTASTPVLTEG
- a CDS encoding helicase-related protein, whose amino-acid sequence is MPQGKYWQDAHGHIIRTRGVEDIARCPVQIAIVSTGLIIQQSPECEVLLSRRYGTVILDEAHRARRRLGIGQKAGQPNHLLEFMQQIAQRSRHVLLGTATPIQTQVYELWDLLSVLNQGAGFVLGTYSRWQTWETALPIVKGDQSPTTPREMWEWLQNPLPPANEHPIFATIRLQLGLDEKEYRISTGFASLPTVIQTRLELELPANSEFLYHHNPIVRHTVVRRRRTLEEKGLLERVGVIVHPQPDAPLGSYGDVPFIGVGLMANYTFECAYKAAEAFSHALGQRTRAAGFLKTILLQRLCSSFAAGRITAAKILSHQSLDDDSELATATSILSDLTPAEQQALEQVIAELERPDARDPKLTAVLAFLTQPLTAAQPWLEYGCIIFSQFYDTVTAVATALTQALPRELIAVYAGVGKSGLWQGGEFTSVDREAIKEGVKHHRIRLVIATDAACEGLNLQTLGTLINVDLPWNPSRLEQRLGRIKRFGQRRPTVEMLNLVYHQTLDEKIYEALSRRMKDRYDIFGSLPDTLEDEWIDNIEQLEDLMDKYLHLRQEARNAFELRYERHVSDDPDQWRNCARVLARQDILNVLSQPWSALCP
- a CDS encoding glycosyltransferase; the protein is MIVLLLSLLSLTGTASYLIAGGLTLQFFGQKIPPYLDPAPAVSLLVPVCGLDAGAWENWSSLCEQDYGTYEVLFGVQSLEDPALPLLKKLCQTYPDRARWYLCDEIRGINRKMSNLSQLFPHARYDVIVLADSDVRVTRTYLRSITAPLADATIGVVTCGYIDHHPKRLGAAFLAMGRCIDFIPSVLIARFLDGGLRFAIGPTVVLRRRVLEDIGGFEIALNRIGDDYRLGYTAWQAGYRVELSRYILDNDCSDESFLKAVQRELRWSRTIRSNRGNQYFGMVFIFGTVYSALLWGLFPTPWTLSVFLAVQGIRWLQAIISMVLMGTPRLLLWLWLLPLRDVMSFLIWLGGCFGNRIYWRGRWLQVYRHGQLQEIVKNSQDP
- a CDS encoding thiazole synthase translates to MVTAPPPELLIEDTPLTIAGRQFRSRLMTGTGKYRSIADLQASVAASGCEIVTVAVRRVQTNAPGHEGLVDALDWSKIWLLPNTAGCQTAEEAIRVARLGREMAKLLGQEDNNFVKLEVIPDPKYLLPDPFGTLAAAEQLVKEGFAVLPYINADPLLAKRLEEVGCVTVMPLASPIGSGQGLRNAANIQIIIDQAKVPVVVDAGIGTPSEAAAAMELGADALLINTAIAQAGNAPAMAKAMALATTAGRLAYLAGRIPVKAYASASSPMTGTITTAP